The nucleotide sequence AAAAACTGTCTACTACTTTCCCAATTACAATCCCAATAAGACCAATTCCAAATATGTAAAGAAATAGTGCGATGAGTCTTCCTTCCACACTAACCGGAAAATAATCCCCATATCCCACTGTTGTAACAGTTGTCATGACCCACCAAAGCGCATCAAAAAAGGTAGGAAATGTCTCTTTCTCAACGGCAACAACTAGGTATGACGCAAAAAGGATCATAGCAATACTTCCGATAAATAGAAAACTATTTTGTACCTTGACCACTTTTCGCATTAATCTTCTAATGACAAGCATGTTTCGACCTCCTTAATGGAACGTAAATTTCTTGAATTGCCCGTTAATTTTTTTCATACATCTAGCTTTCATACATAGAAATAGTGTAAAATTAGAATAACTTCTAGATTCAGTTGCACCACATGTATATGAAACATATATTAAGGAGTGGTTTTTTGAATCAATCTACAACCCGTATGCTTACTCGTGTTAAGGCTGAATACCTTTATATTAGAGAAAAAGGGACAGTCTCCACTACAGAACTAGCAGAGGAATTTGGGATCACAGATCGGACAGTCCAGCGAGATTTGAACGTGCTGGAGCACAACGGTCTGGTTACGAGTCCTAATCGGGGACGATGGAAAACTACTGAAAAACGAGTCAAAATATCCTAGTATTAAACCATATACAGAAAGGCTGACAACTGTGTCAGCCTATTTTTTTGTCTATATGAGTCATTGTTTTAACAGTGACAATTCCTCTGAGGTAAGCTCTCGATAAGACCCTAATGGTAACTCCTCATCTAATACTAAATGTCCCATAGATAATCGTTTAAGGTAAACAACTTTTTTCCCCACAGATTCAAACATTCTTTTTACTTGATGAAACTTTCCTTCCGTAATCGTAACCTCTATTTCAGAAGCACTACCACTACGTAGAATCTTCAGTTCTGCTGGTTTCGTTTCATACCCATCATCTAATGTGACTCCCTTTGTAAATGCAGCAACATCCTCTTCCGTAACCGATCCAGCAATACGAGCATAATAGGTCTTTCCAACATTTTTCTTCGGCGATAATAATTGATGAGCAAGCTTCCCATCATTCGTGAGGAGAAGTAAACCTTCTGTATCCTTATCCAAACGCCCAACTGGAAAAGGTTCAAAAATGGCGTCCTCCGGCTCTAATAAATCCACAACCGTTGGGTCACGAAAATCTTCTGTTGCAGAAACGTGACCTGGAGGCTTATGCATCATGAGATACACAAATTCCTTGTATTCTATCAGCTCTCCAGCAACCCTTATATCATCGTGATTAGGGTCCACCTGGTCTTGACCATTTTTTATTATTTCGCCATTACAGATTACGATTCCTTTTTTCAAGAGCGATTTTACTTCTTTTCGACTACCGAAACCCATGTTAGCTAGTAACTTGTCAATTCTCATATTAGGCTCCTTTATCTTCTTCTAAAAATACGATCAAAAATACGAACTCGATTTCCTAACGTTCTTTCTAATAGGGTAGATTCATAGCTAAACCATAAGTAGACCAACGCCCCAACCGGAACCGTCACCATTAAAATTAAGACAGTTGCAAATCGGCCATCCTCATACGTAATCCAAAAACTAAGGACCCATTTCACTACTAGAACGGTAATAGTCATAAATACAGTGAATATCCCCATTAAAGCAGATCGTTTTGTAAATTCCCGCATCGGGAATCCAATCGTTTGTTTAATTCTCCAGAAGTTTAATACGATCGCAATCAAAACTGCAAGAAGAGTTCCAACAACGGCTCCTTTTGCTCCTAAAAGATACATCAAAGGTACATTTAAACAGATTTTCACTATTAATCCGGCTCCAAGACTCCTCACGGCAAACCGCTGTTGATTAATACCTTGAAGGATAGAAGATGTGACCGTGAAAAAGGCAAACAATAAAGCAACTGGCGCATACCAAGCAAGTAATGGTCCATTAATGTAGAGCTGTTCAAAATCACCATAAAATGCCCCATAAACTTCATATGATAGCAGAGACATACCGACGGAAGCAGGTAAAACAAGTAGCATGACGATTTGTAAGGATTGATTAATCTGACGGAATGCTAGGGGCATATTCCGCTCCGTTATCGATTTAGTGATTGCTGGTAGAATGGCCAAGGAAAGCCCTGTCGCAATTGTAACCGGGATGATAACAAGCTTATGACCGTACACATTGATGTTGGAGAAAGCAATCGCGGATATTTCCCCTTGGCCAATTGCACTCATCGTTCTTTCAAAGGTTATTGCATCAATCTGTTGGTAAAGTGGAGTAGCTAATCCTACTAATACGAATGGCCCTGCATATCGGAACAACTCTTTGTATAAGTCCTTCAACGGGATTTGATGCGTTTTGCGTTGACTTGCAACTTGTCGATCCAAATACGGTT is from Radiobacillus kanasensis and encodes:
- a CDS encoding pseudouridine synthase, with the protein product MRIDKLLANMGFGSRKEVKSLLKKGIVICNGEIIKNGQDQVDPNHDDIRVAGELIEYKEFVYLMMHKPPGHVSATEDFRDPTVVDLLEPEDAIFEPFPVGRLDKDTEGLLLLTNDGKLAHQLLSPKKNVGKTYYARIAGSVTEEDVAAFTKGVTLDDGYETKPAELKILRSGSASEIEVTITEGKFHQVKRMFESVGKKVVYLKRLSMGHLVLDEELPLGSYRELTSEELSLLKQ
- a CDS encoding DeoR family transcriptional regulator, with the protein product MNQSTTRMLTRVKAEYLYIREKGTVSTTELAEEFGITDRTVQRDLNVLEHNGLVTSPNRGRWKTTEKRVKIS
- a CDS encoding putative polysaccharide biosynthesis protein; this encodes MSTSNILRGTMLLTAATFLSKFLGMIYTIPFNELVGTTGGALYGYAYGPYNILISLSTIGVPLAVSKFVSKYNALGDYYTGRRMFKAGMSLMAITGVVAFLLLYFGSGLLAKIYIGSDSQGISVAEVEMTLKMVSFALLLIPSMSIIRGFFQGYESMGPTAISQVVEQIVRIVFLLSAAFLIIHVLDGKISTAVGYATFAAFVGAAASYIVLGLYWKKRKPYLDRQVASQRKTHQIPLKDLYKELFRYAGPFVLVGLATPLYQQIDAITFERTMSAIGQGEISAIAFSNINVYGHKLVIIPVTIATGLSLAILPAITKSITERNMPLAFRQINQSLQIVMLLVLPASVGMSLLSYEVYGAFYGDFEQLYINGPLLAWYAPVALLFAFFTVTSSILQGINQQRFAVRSLGAGLIVKICLNVPLMYLLGAKGAVVGTLLAVLIAIVLNFWRIKQTIGFPMREFTKRSALMGIFTVFMTITVLVVKWVLSFWITYEDGRFATVLILMVTVPVGALVYLWFSYESTLLERTLGNRVRIFDRIFRRR